From Bacillus basilensis, a single genomic window includes:
- a CDS encoding sigma factor G inhibitor Gin yields the protein MKSQNEVCIVCETERKEGIYIYNNLICYECEKDMVNTETNDPKYIYYLKQLRKLEASYF from the coding sequence ATGAAATCACAAAATGAAGTTTGTATTGTTTGTGAGACAGAAAGAAAAGAAGGGATATATATTTATAATAATTTGATATGTTATGAATGTGAAAAGGATATGGTGAATACGGAGACAAATGATCCGAAGTATATATATTATTTAAAACAGCTTCGGAAATTAGAAGCATCATATTTTTAA
- a CDS encoding aminotransferase class I/II-fold pyridoxal phosphate-dependent enzyme yields MNQNRIPLYEALIEFKERGPLSFHVPGHKSGLNFPQEAVEGFKDILSIDVTELSGLDDLHSPFECIDEAQQLLADVYGVEKSYFLINGSTVGNLAMILSCCGEHDIVLVQRNCHKSIINGLKLAGANPIFLDPWIDEAYNVPVGIHNEVIKEAIEKYPNAKALILTHPNYYGMGVDLEVSIGYAHAHKIPVLVDEAHGAHFCLGGAFPKSALAYGADIVVHSAHKTLPAMTMGSYLHITSNLVKEEKVSTYLSMLQSSSPSYPIMTSLDIARFTIARIKEEGHDEIVEFLREFKEELSSIPQIAILQYPLQDELKVTVQTRCQLSGYELQSVFEKVGIYTEMADPYNVLFILPLQANKEYMKAIEMIRVALQYYEVKDKRESIRYTYKGEISPLPYTYKQLEGYETKVVSVEEAVGMIAAEMIIPYPPGIPLIMYGERITSEHKEQIMYLEKAGARFQGSTKYMKVYDIESRF; encoded by the coding sequence ATGAATCAAAATCGCATACCTTTATATGAGGCATTAATAGAGTTTAAAGAAAGAGGGCCGTTATCCTTTCATGTTCCAGGACATAAAAGTGGTTTAAACTTCCCTCAGGAGGCAGTAGAGGGGTTTAAAGATATACTATCTATCGATGTAACTGAGTTGTCAGGATTAGATGATTTACATAGTCCATTTGAATGTATAGATGAGGCACAACAATTATTAGCTGATGTATATGGAGTGGAAAAAAGTTATTTTTTAATTAATGGTTCAACAGTGGGGAACCTAGCAATGATTTTGTCTTGTTGCGGGGAACATGATATTGTTCTTGTACAAAGAAATTGTCATAAATCAATTATTAATGGTTTAAAATTAGCGGGAGCAAATCCGATTTTTTTAGATCCATGGATTGATGAAGCTTATAACGTACCAGTGGGAATTCATAATGAGGTTATTAAGGAAGCGATTGAAAAATATCCAAATGCTAAAGCACTCATTTTAACACACCCTAATTATTATGGTATGGGGGTAGATCTAGAAGTAAGTATTGGTTATGCACATGCACATAAAATTCCTGTTTTAGTAGATGAAGCACATGGTGCTCATTTTTGCTTAGGTGGAGCATTTCCAAAGTCAGCGTTAGCATATGGGGCAGATATTGTAGTTCATTCTGCACATAAAACATTACCGGCGATGACGATGGGATCCTATTTACATATAACTAGTAACTTAGTGAAAGAAGAAAAAGTTTCTACCTATTTAAGTATGCTACAATCTAGTAGTCCATCGTATCCAATTATGACTTCTCTTGATATTGCACGTTTTACAATAGCGCGTATAAAAGAAGAGGGACATGATGAAATTGTCGAGTTTTTACGGGAATTTAAAGAAGAATTGTCTTCTATTCCACAAATAGCTATTTTACAATATCCATTACAAGACGAGTTAAAGGTTACCGTACAGACACGTTGTCAGTTATCAGGATACGAATTACAGTCTGTATTTGAAAAGGTAGGTATATATACGGAAATGGCAGATCCATATAATGTCCTATTTATTTTGCCCTTGCAAGCAAATAAGGAGTATATGAAGGCCATAGAGATGATTCGAGTGGCATTGCAATATTATGAGGTCAAAGACAAGAGGGAATCTATTCGTTATACTTATAAAGGAGAAATTTCTCCTTTACCGTATACATATAAACAACTAGAAGGATATGAAACAAAAGTAGTATCTGTAGAAGAAGCAGTTGGTATGATAGCGGCGGAAATGATAATTCCGTATCCACCTGGAATTCCATTGATTATGTACGGGGAAAGAATTACTTCAGAACATAAAGAGCAAATTATGTATTTAGAGAAAGCGGGCGCTCGTTTTCAAGGTAGTACGAAATATATGAAAGTGTATGATATAGAAAGTAGGTTTTAG
- the tmk gene encoding dTMP kinase: protein MKGLFVTIEGPEGSGKTTLIQSLLPYFEQKEQKVMATREPGGIAISEDIRTILHKQEYTMMEARTEALLYAAARRQHLVEKVMPALNEGYLVLCDRFIDSSLAYQGYARGLGMDKVFEINRFATEDCMPSVTIYLDIEPEIGLARIEKDAGREVNRLDMEDISFHKRVREGYLQVVERFSDRIVLVNADQPMEKLIEEVVQIIEDKLL, encoded by the coding sequence ATGAAGGGATTATTTGTAACAATTGAAGGTCCAGAAGGTTCGGGTAAAACAACGTTAATTCAAAGTTTATTGCCATACTTTGAACAAAAAGAACAAAAGGTAATGGCGACGAGAGAACCAGGTGGTATTGCAATTTCTGAGGATATTAGAACGATTTTACATAAACAAGAATATACGATGATGGAAGCACGTACAGAGGCACTTTTATATGCTGCTGCACGCAGACAACATTTAGTAGAAAAAGTTATGCCGGCGCTTAACGAGGGCTACCTTGTATTATGTGATCGTTTTATAGATAGCTCCTTAGCGTATCAAGGATATGCAAGAGGATTAGGTATGGATAAAGTATTTGAAATAAATCGCTTTGCAACAGAGGACTGTATGCCTAGTGTAACAATTTACTTAGACATTGAACCAGAGATTGGTTTAGCTCGAATTGAAAAAGATGCAGGACGTGAAGTGAATCGATTAGATATGGAAGATATCTCTTTCCATAAACGTGTGCGTGAAGGATATTTACAAGTTGTAGAACGTTTCTCAGATCGTATTGTATTGGTAAATGCTGATCAACCAATGGAAAAACTTATAGAAGAAGTTGTTCAGATTATAGAAGATAAATTGTTATAA
- the holB gene encoding DNA polymerase III subunit delta': MTKTWEQLSAIQPIGVKMLMNSIAKERISHAYLLEGGKGTGKFATAIQMAKSFLCSQRNGVEPCHVCTNCKRIDSGNHPNLHIVKPDGLSIKKQQIHDLQDEFSKTGLEANKKVYIIEHADRMTANAANTLLKFLEEPSSDTTAILLTEQSHQILNTILSRCQVVTFRPLPTESLIRRLQDEGITASLATLAAQLTNSFDEALALCSDEWFAQARALVIKLCEALEKDKASIFFVQEKWGKHFGEKEQLQQGLDMLLLIYKDLLYVQLGEEDRLVFHEQKEMFESFSYAQKRIVSALFNILEAKNRINANVNAQLVFEQLVLRLQEG; the protein is encoded by the coding sequence ATGACGAAGACGTGGGAGCAGCTTTCTGCTATACAACCCATCGGTGTAAAAATGTTGATGAATAGCATTGCAAAAGAGCGTATATCCCACGCTTACTTGTTAGAGGGAGGGAAAGGGACAGGAAAGTTTGCGACAGCAATTCAAATGGCAAAGAGTTTCCTCTGTTCTCAGCGGAACGGGGTAGAGCCCTGTCATGTATGTACAAATTGTAAGCGAATTGATTCAGGAAACCACCCAAACTTACATATTGTAAAACCAGACGGATTATCGATTAAGAAGCAGCAAATTCATGATTTACAAGACGAGTTTTCAAAAACAGGATTAGAAGCAAATAAAAAAGTATATATTATTGAGCACGCAGACCGCATGACAGCAAATGCAGCGAATACACTCTTGAAATTTTTAGAAGAACCAAGTAGTGATACAACAGCTATTTTACTTACTGAACAAAGTCATCAAATTTTAAATACGATTTTATCCCGCTGTCAAGTTGTTACATTTAGACCGTTACCTACGGAATCTTTAATTAGAAGATTACAGGATGAAGGTATTACGGCATCTTTAGCGACACTTGCTGCACAACTCACGAATAGTTTTGATGAAGCTTTAGCTTTATGTAGTGATGAATGGTTTGCACAAGCACGAGCTTTAGTGATAAAATTATGTGAAGCGCTCGAAAAAGACAAAGCCTCTATTTTTTTTGTACAAGAAAAATGGGGAAAGCACTTTGGAGAGAAAGAACAATTACAGCAAGGTTTAGATATGTTACTCCTTATTTATAAGGATTTATTATATGTTCAACTTGGAGAAGAAGATCGTCTTGTTTTTCATGAGCAGAAAGAGATGTTTGAATCTTTCTCCTATGCTCAGAAGCGCATTGTATCAGCTCTCTTTAATATATTAGAGGCAAAAAATAGAATCAACGCTAATGTAAATGCGCAGCTTGTGTTCGAACAGTTAGTGTTGCGGTTGCAGGAGGGATGA